Proteins encoded together in one Candidatus Baltobacteraceae bacterium window:
- a CDS encoding carboxypeptidase-like regulatory domain-containing protein, whose translation MQDYGQVTGRVLDAMTNRPIPSALVSVGSLYTTTADPNGAFTLTKVPVGDQTVTARAPGYDYSTADTTVLKEQAVSIGYVRLVPSVHPAGQPTLPPPATPSPAPTATPSAAASTSPASSGSPSPNPSPAATASP comes from the coding sequence GTGCAAGATTACGGGCAAGTCACCGGACGCGTCCTCGATGCGATGACCAACCGGCCGATTCCGAGCGCATTGGTTTCGGTCGGGTCGCTGTACACGACGACGGCCGACCCCAACGGCGCGTTTACGTTGACCAAAGTGCCCGTCGGCGACCAGACGGTCACGGCTCGAGCGCCGGGCTACGACTACTCGACCGCCGACACGACCGTGCTGAAGGAGCAAGCGGTTTCCATCGGTTACGTGCGGCTCGTTCCGTCGGTGCATCCGGCCGGCCAGCCGACGCTTCCCCCACCGGCGACCCCGTCGCCGGCTCCGACCGCGACGCCAAGCGCGGCCGCGAGCACATCGCCTGCCTCCTCGGGCAGCCCGTCACCCAACCCGAGCCCGGCCGCGACCGCGTCGCCCTAA
- a CDS encoding NADH-quinone oxidoreductase subunit A encodes MSPYIPVAIYLCVALAAALLFSVLPGLVARRKPNPQKLEAYECGVEPTSAVAGRFPVRFYLIAMLFVIFDVEAASFYPWAVQMHALRVFGLLEMIVFIIVLAIGYAYVWKKGGFVWR; translated from the coding sequence ATGAGCCCGTATATTCCGGTCGCGATTTACCTCTGCGTCGCGCTAGCGGCGGCACTGTTGTTTTCGGTACTGCCCGGGCTCGTCGCGCGCCGTAAACCGAATCCGCAAAAACTCGAAGCGTACGAGTGCGGCGTCGAGCCGACGTCGGCCGTGGCGGGTCGCTTCCCGGTGCGTTTTTATCTCATCGCGATGCTGTTCGTGATCTTCGACGTCGAAGCGGCGTCGTTTTATCCGTGGGCCGTGCAGATGCACGCGCTGCGCGTCTTCGGTTTGCTCGAAATGATCGTCTTCATCATCGTGCTCGCCATCGGTTACGCCTACGTCTGGAAAAAGGGTGGTTTCGTTTGGAGGTAG
- a CDS encoding NADH-quinone oxidoreductase subunit B family protein: MEVGPGQFLLARLDDVARWAQSSSVWPLTMGLACCAIEMMTVTSSEYDIARLGSEVFRSSPRQADLMIVSGRVAWKMAPVVKRLFDQMADPKWVISMGACASSGGIFDNYAVVQGIDTIVPVDVYVPGCPPTPDGLLYAVNLIQQQIREGGRGGILARS, encoded by the coding sequence TTGGAGGTAGGACCCGGACAATTTCTTCTCGCGCGTCTCGACGACGTCGCGCGTTGGGCGCAAAGCTCGTCGGTGTGGCCTCTGACTATGGGTCTTGCGTGCTGTGCGATCGAGATGATGACCGTTACTTCGTCGGAGTACGACATCGCGCGGCTGGGCTCCGAAGTCTTTCGCAGCTCGCCGCGGCAAGCCGACCTCATGATCGTCTCGGGGCGAGTCGCGTGGAAGATGGCGCCGGTCGTGAAGCGCCTCTTCGATCAGATGGCCGATCCGAAATGGGTTATCTCGATGGGCGCGTGCGCGAGTTCGGGCGGTATTTTCGATAACTATGCCGTGGTTCAAGGCATCGATACCATCGTGCCGGTCGACGTCTACGTTCCCGGTTGTCCGCCCACGCCCGACGGTCTGCTCTATGCCGTGAACTTGATTCAGCAGCAGATCCGCGAAGGCGGTCGCGGCGGAATCCTCGCCAGGTCTTAA
- a CDS encoding NADH-quinone oxidoreductase subunit C, whose protein sequence is MPSTQTPPLAGAAIDPPSLRPPIDDAVIERIEPSALRDRLTALKAEGYTMLLDLGAVDYPERTPRFDVVYHLLKMPARAASVSDVGTPARVRLLCGVDGANPRLPSVMDLWKSADWAEREVFDLFGIVFEGHPDLRRIQLPYDWEGHPLRKDYPTRGPAKERSPRPAFANKLNVQAGTPPSGRTLEALQEQIKRAREADSK, encoded by the coding sequence ATGCCAAGCACGCAAACGCCACCGCTCGCCGGCGCCGCAATCGATCCTCCAAGCCTACGGCCGCCGATCGATGACGCCGTCATCGAGCGTATCGAGCCGTCGGCACTGCGCGATCGCCTGACCGCGCTCAAGGCCGAAGGCTATACGATGCTGCTCGATCTCGGCGCCGTCGATTATCCCGAGCGTACGCCGCGCTTCGACGTCGTCTATCACTTGCTCAAGATGCCGGCGCGTGCCGCGAGCGTGTCGGACGTCGGTACGCCGGCGCGCGTGCGCTTGCTGTGCGGGGTAGACGGCGCGAACCCGCGGCTCCCCAGCGTCATGGATCTGTGGAAGTCGGCCGATTGGGCCGAACGCGAAGTCTTCGATCTGTTCGGCATCGTTTTCGAAGGACACCCCGACTTGCGCCGCATTCAGTTGCCGTACGACTGGGAAGGTCATCCGCTGCGCAAAGATTATCCGACGCGCGGTCCCGCCAAGGAGCGTTCGCCGCGTCCGGCGTTTGCCAATAAGTTGAACGTACAGGCGGGGACGCCGCCGTCGGGCCGCACGCTGGAGGCGCTGCAAGAACAAATCAAACGCGCGCGCGAGGCCGATTCAAAGTGA
- the nuoD gene encoding NADH dehydrogenase (quinone) subunit D has product MSTQPLTPEIVSQEGNAMVLSMGPQHPSTHGVLQIMLEIEGESVVKAEPEIGYLHTGIEKTAESLFWSQAQTVIERMDYLAPSSNALCYALAVEKLLGVTDRIPERAQVVRVLLMELTRIASHCVWLGTHGIDLGAISVFFYCFDLRENVLDMQESAGGARMHPNYVRVGGLNGDLPDGYADRLDAFIEKFPGRMRELRGLLQANPIFQDRTIDVGMLAIEEALAWNVTGPSLRGSGIAYDVRKAFPYCGYETYEFDVPTRTEGDAYARFLVRLDEMEQSHRIICQARKRLEKPGAVLLDDPKIVAPPKETIALSMEALIHHFKIISEGFRVPPGDVYQPVESPRGELGYYIVSNGENRPYRVRTRPPSMYNLQALKGIAPGNLIADLVVMIGSLDPVFGEVDR; this is encoded by the coding sequence ATGTCGACGCAGCCGCTGACGCCCGAAATCGTCAGCCAAGAAGGCAACGCGATGGTGCTTTCGATGGGGCCGCAACACCCGTCGACGCACGGCGTGCTTCAGATCATGCTCGAGATCGAGGGTGAGAGCGTCGTCAAAGCGGAGCCCGAGATCGGCTATCTGCACACGGGCATCGAGAAGACCGCCGAAAGCCTTTTCTGGTCGCAAGCGCAGACGGTGATCGAGCGCATGGACTATCTCGCTCCGTCGTCCAACGCGCTCTGCTATGCGCTTGCCGTCGAGAAGCTGCTCGGCGTCACCGATCGCATACCCGAACGCGCGCAAGTCGTTCGCGTGCTGCTGATGGAACTCACGCGTATCGCGTCGCACTGCGTGTGGCTGGGCACGCACGGAATCGATCTCGGCGCCATCTCGGTCTTTTTCTACTGCTTCGATCTGCGCGAGAACGTGCTGGACATGCAAGAGTCCGCCGGCGGCGCGCGGATGCATCCGAACTACGTGCGCGTCGGCGGCCTCAACGGCGACCTTCCCGACGGCTACGCGGACCGGCTCGACGCGTTCATCGAGAAGTTTCCGGGCCGCATGCGCGAGCTGCGCGGCTTGCTTCAGGCCAACCCGATCTTCCAAGACCGCACCATCGACGTCGGCATGCTTGCGATCGAAGAAGCGCTGGCGTGGAACGTTACGGGGCCGAGCCTGCGCGGGAGCGGCATCGCATACGACGTACGCAAGGCGTTTCCGTACTGCGGTTACGAGACCTACGAGTTCGACGTCCCGACCCGCACCGAAGGCGACGCGTACGCGCGCTTCCTGGTGCGGCTCGACGAGATGGAACAATCGCACCGCATCATCTGTCAGGCGCGCAAACGGTTGGAAAAACCGGGCGCGGTACTGCTCGACGATCCCAAGATCGTCGCTCCGCCCAAAGAGACGATCGCGCTCTCGATGGAAGCGCTGATCCATCATTTCAAGATCATCAGCGAGGGCTTCCGCGTCCCGCCGGGCGACGTCTATCAGCCGGTGGAGAGCCCGCGCGGGGAGCTGGGATACTACATCGTGAGCAACGGCGAGAACCGTCCGTATCGCGTACGCACGCGGCCGCCGAGCATGTACAATCTGCAGGCGCTCAAGGGCATCGCTCCGGGAAATCTGATCGCCGACCTCGTCGTCATGATCGGCAGTTTGGATCCGGTCTTCGGGGAGGTCGACCGATGA